One bacterium genomic region harbors:
- a CDS encoding PKD domain-containing protein gives MKNTHKMRIKINKRKIILTISLFFIFFPINRIYANPPIIKSVSPNYGYADSSNSFSITGKYFEVNCKVFLGLENPSEIDDDTDSDNIIKAPVEISFKKVTFLSSDKLKVKTPDNLKAGEYFIKVLNPSGGFNILKKGYKIIDKKSSPPAQPPDITLSAKPFSGNAPLKVEFTITGSDIDGSILNYEFDFEGDNTYDTTIYCNSDTYKISHTYTIPGGFSPKIRTIDNSGERGDAVTFISVLNNGSYENLGNVRVPARSGSTNQPPYLELTANPVSGKHPLEVKFIIKGEDVDGSILNYEWDFEGDGTYDRTTYCNLNIHEVINIYRNPGSYNAKVRVIDNDGARSETKISISVY, from the coding sequence ATGAAAAACACCCATAAAATGAGAATCAAGATAAATAAAAGAAAAATAATTTTAACAATTTCACTGTTTTTTATATTTTTCCCAATTAACAGAATTTATGCTAATCCGCCAATTATAAAATCAGTTTCTCCAAATTATGGTTATGCCGATTCAAGTAATTCTTTCAGCATAACCGGCAAATATTTTGAGGTGAATTGTAAAGTATTTCTCGGGTTAGAAAACCCTTCTGAAATTGATGATGACACCGATTCCGACAATATAATTAAGGCCCCTGTTGAAATTAGTTTTAAAAAAGTAACCTTTCTGAGTTCCGATAAACTTAAAGTTAAAACACCGGATAATTTAAAAGCGGGTGAATATTTTATAAAAGTTTTAAACCCGTCTGGCGGATTTAATATATTAAAAAAAGGATATAAAATTATAGATAAGAAATCCAGCCCGCCGGCCCAGCCTCCGGATATAACATTATCTGCAAAACCTTTTAGCGGAAACGCCCCTCTGAAAGTGGAATTTACAATCACAGGGAGTGATATTGACGGCAGTATATTAAATTACGAATTCGATTTCGAAGGAGACAACACTTATGACACTACAATTTATTGTAATTCAGATACTTATAAAATCAGCCATACCTATACTATCCCCGGCGGTTTTAGTCCAAAAATAAGGACAATCGATAACAGCGGTGAAAGAGGAGATGCCGTTACATTTATTAGTGTCCTGAACAATGGTTCGTATGAAAACCTGGGAAACGTACGTGTCCCCGCAAGAAGCGGATCGACAAATCAGCCGCCTTATTTGGAACTGACTGCAAATCCTGTTTCAGGAAAACATCCTTTGGAAGTTAAATTTATCATCAAAGGCGAGGATGTCGATGGCAGTATATTAAATTATGAGTGGGATTTTGAAGGGGACGGCACTTATGACAGGACGACATACTGTAATTTGAATATCCATGAAGTAATTAATATATACCGCAATCCCGGCAGTTATAATGCAAAGGTAAGGGTTATAGATAATGACGGCGCAAGGTCAGAGACAAAAATAAGCATTAGTGTTTATTGA